A single window of Ischnura elegans chromosome 8, ioIscEleg1.1, whole genome shotgun sequence DNA harbors:
- the LOC124163456 gene encoding eukaryotic translation initiation factor 3 subunit E → MAKFDLTSRMGQYLDRHLVFPLLEFLSAKQIYDENELLQGKLDILSKTNMVDYAIDIRKQLYPLQEVPESLKSRRAQVVAQLQELQSEVSSILKLMSDDDVMKTMETMKDSKTLLNYLTKDYDFKIELMDGMYKLAKYRYECGNYSVTTSYLYFYMLVMPATDKNYLNVLWGKLASEILVQNWDTALEDLNKLREFIDNNTFSSALQLLQQRTWLIHWSLFVFFNHVKGRDLIIEMFLYRPNYLNAIQTMCPHILRYLATAVIINRARRGALKDLVKVIQQESYTYRDPITEFLEHLYVNFDFDGARRKLHECQTVLFNDFFLIACLDEFVENARLMIFETFCRIHQCISIGMLADKLNMNPEEAECWIVNLIRNARLDAKIDSKLGHVVMGTQPLSPYQQLIEKIDTLSVRSEALHSLIERKLKARNQDVSGFVY, encoded by the exons ATGGCGAAGTTCGATCTGACTTCGCGTATGGGACAGTATTTAGATAGGCATTTAGTGTTTCCATTATTAGAATTTCTCTCTGCTAAACAg ATATATGACGAAAATGAATTGCTGCAAGGAAAACTCGATATTCTCAGCAAGACCAACATGGTTGATTATGCTATTGACATCAGGAAACAGTTATACCCTTTGCAAGAAGTTCCAGAG aGCCTGAAAAGTAGAAGGGCCCAAGTCGTTGCCCAGTTGCAAGAACTGCAGAGTGAGGTATCTTCTATTCTGAAGTTAATGTCTGACGACGATGTTATGAAAACAATGGAGACGATGAAGGATTCAAAAACCCTCCTCAATTATCTTACCAAGGATTATGAT TTCAAAATAGAATTAATGGATGGCATGTACAAACTTGCTAAATACCGGTACGAGTGTGGGAATTATTCAGTAACCACtagctatttatatttttacatgctAGTCATGCCCGCCACTGACAAG aattatcTGAACGTTTTATGGGGGAAACTTGCATCTGAAATCCTGGTTCAAAACTGGGACACCGCCTTAGAAGACTTGAACAAACTCCGCGAGTTCATTGATAACAATACATTCAGTTCTGCTTTACAACTTTTGCAGCAGCGTACGTGGCTCATTCATTGGTCCCTTTTTGTGTTCTTTAACCATGTGAAAGGACGAGACTTGATCATAGAAATGTTTCTCTACAGGCCAAA CTATTTGAATGCCATACAGACCATGTGTCCCCATATTCTTCGGTACTTGGCCACAGCTGTAATCATCAACCGTGCCAGGAGGGGCGCGCTGAAGGATCTTGTCAAAGTCATCCAGCAAGAGTCCTATACTTACAGAGACCCTATTACTGAATTCCTGGAACACCTCTACGTCAACTTCGACTTTGATGGTGCTAGGAGAAAGCTACATGAATGCCAAACAGTCTTGTTTAATGATTTCTTCCTCATTGCCTGTCTGGATGAATTTGTTGAAAATGCTAGACTGATGATATTCGAGACGTTTTGCCGCATCCATCAATGCATCAGTATTGG AATGCTTGCAGATAAACTGAACATGAACCCAGAGGAAGCAGAGTGTTGGATTGTGAACTTGATAAGAAATGCTCGGCTAGATGCAAAGATTGATTCCAAACTAGGGCATGTGGTAATGGGGACACAGCCACTGTCCCCATACCAACAgttaatagaaaaaattgataCCCTTTCAGTGAGATCGGAAGCATTGCACTCACTAATAGAAAGGAAATTGAAGGCAAGGAATCAGGATGTGAGTGGCTTTGTGTATT aa